DNA sequence from the Phoenix dactylifera cultivar Barhee BC4 chromosome 13, palm_55x_up_171113_PBpolish2nd_filt_p, whole genome shotgun sequence genome:
CATTGTaagtttatatattttatagttATTTATTACTAAAAAACCAaatcaaaaacaaaagaagtaACCCTAAAGAAGAAAGCATTCGTCTCTGATATAAGCATGAAGATGTATGCCATAAAATCACAGTGCATAAGCAAAGTCTAACAGAAACAACAAATTGAAGCTTCAAAATAGAACGATGAAGAATAATTACCAGATACATTTTAGGTTGTGTGAAAGAGGGCTCATCAATCTCATTGTGCCCAAAATGTCGATAGCAGACTATATCAACCACCACATCAGAGTGGAATGTCTGGCGCCACTCTGCTGCAAGCTCACAAACATGGACCACAGCTTCCATGTCATCTCTATTTACATGAAAGATTGGAGCATTCAAGGCTTTAGCAACATCCATTACAGTGTTGTGAAGACCTCCCGGACCTTGGATCAGTTGTGAACGCAACTTGATTGTTAATCACAATGTGAATGGTTCCACCAGTTGTATAGTTTGGCAGGGCACTCAGATGCAGAATCTCATAAACCACGCCCTGCCCTGCAAAGCTTCCATCACCTTGGATCAGAACTCCCATATTCTTTGTCCTTTCAGTATCATGAGAATAGAATTGCTTTGCATGTGTGTTTCCAACCACAACAGGATCCACAGCTTCCAAAAGACTAGGATTCGCAACTATAGATTACAGATGAATTCTCTTCTCACCTCTAGTGGGCCTATCATAAGAAGTACCCAAATGATGTTTTACATCACCAGTTCCCGTATACAACTCATTCTCCTCTCAAACTGCGTGCTCTATCAGGGAACACTTCACGGCGCTCCCTACTGTACTCTTTGGGTTTCACTGCCTCAATCTTGTCCCTCAACCAATTACACTTCTCGCTATCAGCGACGTGCATGTACTCGTACCGAGTGGTACCACAATAAGCCTGCTCAAGCCTGTTCAAAATCTTCCGAAGGGTCTGAAGAGGGCGATTCTCTGACAAGAAACCTGCCATCCTGCATACCCCAAGGAAGAACTCCCTATCTAAATCTGCTTCAGTGAATCCATAGAAACCAAGGTACAGATCATCTGGAGTCTCACGCTCCTCTAAACCTAAAGGATCCAACTTGGCTCTCATGCGGCCATTGACCGGGTAGGCCCCGACGAGGAGCAGCAATCTCGCTCTCCTGGATGGCCTGGCCGGAGATTCCCGGAGAGGTGGCGGCTTGGCAGATAAAGTTATTATAGAAGTTGTCCCAGAATTCATCGAGGCTGCTGGGATCGGCTTCCCAAGCCCTCTGCAGCTCCTCCAAGCAGACGCTGCTCGTGCCATCGAGGAAGCTGTCGGTGAGCCTCGACAGCGGCACAGCGCGAGGAATCGAAGCGGCGGATTCGGCCTTGGATCTGCGGACCGTGGAGTGGAAGCCCCGGATGGGCTGCTGCGGGAGGACACGGGTTCTTGCAATGCGATGCGGTGCCTGAGCTAGATTTCTCCTAAAAGCGAATCTAACTATCCCCCAATGCTGCCCTGAACCATGCCATCGTGATCGATCTCAACCCAAAATTGACTAAAAAAATCTTCAGGTTTCTTTCAGCGCTCTTCTTAATCGAAATCAAAGAGATTTCTTACGTTGACGAATATGTCTACAAAGAGACTTTTTATTTTAGGTATGACCGCGGAGTCTGTTTGTTAACAAGCAAATCATTGAACCCTAAGCAGAAATACAGCGAGTGCAAAGATGCCTGCTGCTGCAAAAACGTCGCAAGAGGGCATTTTTCAGGTAAACCACACGAAAGCATTTCTATCGACGTTCGGAACCTCATCGTAGACTCCCGGCGTCCCATTTGAATCGTTTCTCTCCGTTCAGACGGAATCAAATGGCTAGAGAGTGGAATCAGATGCTACCGCCCCACATTTACGGGCTAATGTGCGTTTATTTTAGACTAGATCTCAGAAAATGTGCAATACATATGGTCCGTTCAGAAAGAAGCAGCATATGATGTCTTTAATTGCATGTGTGCTTCTGAATCTAGTACACTAGAACATGTTTCTTGCTCTTGTTGCTTCATGTGGTTCACTTTGATAGCAATAGCTTAAAGTACATTACTAACAAATCAGGCTCCCTAGGATAGCTAGCATACAAGATTCATGACAAAGTTGCTTGAAATTAACCAAGACTCAACATAGCTCAACTCTCCAAAGGACTGCATGACTAGAGTCGATAGGAATCCCAGCAGCACTTTAGCCTTGAACCAATCCTGCTACAGCACTATGATGCACGTACTGCTCTAGAGGCCTTGATTTGGCACTCAAAATTTCTACAAACTGAAAGCTGAAGATCTGTGCCAAGTTcaatcataaaataatattttaaatccCAATACGTTGGGAGAGACAAGAATAGGGGCAAGACGACTCAGCCCGTCCAtgcaggagggagagagagagagagagagagagagagagaagggggggggggggggggggtggggacgggggaaaaaagaaaggaacgaaggaaaaaatgatcaaacgaaagaaagaaaaagaaaataaataaaagcaagaggaagaaaaaagaaagaaaaaaagaaaagaaaaagaaaaagaaaaagaaaagaaaagaaagaaagaatttaagcaaattcttccctttttttaaaGACTAGCTGAAGATGGAAAATCAGTAATTTAAGCAACAGTGTTTTCCATGATTGCAAGACAATGCATGTAATATCAACTTTCCACCGAGTAACACACTACAACTAAtagttgaaaagaattgataagATTAATAAGACAGGCACCCCCACcatccatcatcatctctattACAATCATTATGTATATCACAACCAAATTTGTTCCCACTAAAGTCAACAGTCCCAACCCCCTCTCCCAAAAAAGAAGCACGCTTATTTCTCAGGAACCACAGCATGCCGGTCTTTCTGGAGCTTTAGCCTCACCAGCTGCCAGGTCTGGTTTGTTAATCTTAATTGTCCGATCCTGTGAACATTAATCATTATGTTATGAACCTGCAAACAAATCGAAGAAAgcaatactattttcatcttgGAATAGGACTTCAACCTCAGGTTTGTTATCAGTTTCTGCAAGCCTCTGCTTGATATCTCTAGCTATGGAAAAGAATACCTGCTCCACATTTAGATTTGTCTTTGCACTCTGGAAACCAAGAAAGTCTGTCACGAAATAAGAAGGAAACAAAAATCCAGCTTTTTCAAAATATGTAGAAAAGGAATTGCTAACACATACTGTTTCAAAAAATTTAATGCCATATTCATCAGCAAGTGCTTGTCCCCTGGAGGTAGGCACCGCCTGAGAAGGGTCAAATTtttcattattcaaatatggagCTTAGCTTCAGGGGGAAAAAAATGAGTTGAGGGCACCAGAACATCTAACACAACAACCTAACAGTGAGAAACCAACAGCGAGTTTATAGATGCCttgcacaaaagaaaaaaaatcatacgtTTAGCCTAGAGATGGTTTGTTGTGGGTCTTACTCGTTTGCTCTCATCCATGTCAGCCTTGTTGCCCACCAGAATTTTGTTTACATTATCAGAAGCATGCTGTTCAATGTTCCGAATCCAGTTTCTTATGTCTGTGTATATTGCAGAAGCCAGAATCACAGGAATCAGAAAAAATACAGGATGAAAAATGCAATGCATCTATTAAGGCCAAGAACTGTAAGAGGTTGTTACTGTTAAAAGATGATTCGTCAGTAACATCATAAACAAGCAAAATACCCATGGCCCCACGATAGTAAGCTGCAGAGAGACAGAAACCAAAGGGATAAAACTTACACCAACAAATCAGtagaaaagcaagaaaaagcAACTGAGCAAGGACAACCCAAGAAGATATTAACCCACCGGTTGTGATTGTTCGAAATCGTTCCTGCCCAGCTGTATCCCAGATTTGCAGTTTAATCCGTTTGCCATCCAGCTCAATGgttcttatcttaaaatcaatgcTGCATTAAAGCAAACCTTGAGCTAAGGAatccataatattatattatattatattatattatattatattatatatatatatatatatatttcacagCATAAAATTAGAAAACTGAAGCAAAAAACATGTATATCAATTCCAAAATTCACCACAGCATCGTTAACTAAAAGAAAACCCACCCAATTGTAGTGATAAAACTGGTGGTGAAAGACCCATCTGAGAAACGCAAAAGAAGGCAACTCTTACCAACACCTGCAACAGCAGACACCATGTTAAAATAATTCAAAACAGCAGCTTACCACAACAAAATAATGTGCAGCAGATTGGCTCTTTTATGCACTAACTTTAATCTCATATCAAACAGAGAACAAGGGAGGGGCACGGTCGTAGGAACTGACAAGTTATCTTGTATATAACAAAGTGCCAGTAATTGCTGCCTTTCAGATGCCAACCTTAAAGATTTGCTAGAGAACTATCAAAAAGCAAAAGTCCAACCATATCGAAAAAATGAGGGATAACagctattatttttctttttgcatattTCTCCATCTAGGATAAGTCTAATGAGTGCAAACAGCAACAAAAAGCAGCAAGCATGTAAAGCAACAAGGAATAGTtcataacaagcaataatctagCAT
Encoded proteins:
- the LOC103720006 gene encoding ras-related protein RABE1c-like isoform X1; its protein translation is MAAPHARARADYDYLIKLLLIGDSGVGKSCLLLRFSDGSFTTSFITTIGIDFKIRTIELDGKRIKLQIWDTAGQERFRTITTGGLISSWVVLAQLLFLAFLLICWCKFYPFGFCLSAAYYRGAMGILLVYDVTDESSFNNIRNWIRNIEQHASDNVNKILVGNKADMDESKRAVPTSRGQALADEYGIKFFETSAKTNLNVEQVFFSIARDIKQRLAETDNKPEDRTIKINKPDLAAGEAKAPERPACCGS
- the LOC103720006 gene encoding ras-related protein RABE1c-like isoform X2, with amino-acid sequence MAAPHARARADYDYLIKLLLIGDSGVGKSCLLLRFSDGSFTTSFITTIGIDFKIRTIELDGKRIKLQIWDTAGQERFRTITTAYYRGAMGILLVYDVTDESSFNNIRNWIRNIEQHASDNVNKILVGNKADMDESKRAVPTSRGQALADEYGIKFFETSAKTNLNVEQVFFSIARDIKQRLAETDNKPEDRTIKINKPDLAAGEAKAPERPACCGS